A genomic segment from uncultured Marinifilum sp. encodes:
- a CDS encoding PAS domain S-box protein, which translates to MKALRSEILDLLYKGESEEFILNEIVLGAQRVSSGAICSILCVDEEGKHLLLGAAPDLPDFYNKAINNFPIGLGNGSCGTSAFTGERVIVEDVNTHPYWKDIKELAQKAGLASCWSEPIKDPSGKILGTFAIYHSEIYYPNEADIILVNELASITSIVLDRYGMIRKLEESENKYKELANASNDAIFIIEGNRIVEVNKRAVDLTGYSEKELSGKSIFDIVNKDYKFFSSLNKEKEKLRLEAIGLKKGGEKFNCIINVKNSNFNNKEVCLLSINDVSVQIRVKNEFRKLSQSVIQSPTSVVITDFNGDIEYVNPKFIELTGYTLDEVKGENPRFLSSGLISAESYKSLWQEIKEGNVWRGEFENKKKNGELFWEFATISGLKNENGKITNFIAVKEDISERKRQEQIQQIILNISNAVFSQNTLVEFIHFIRQELSTIIDTTNFFVALYDDEKQLFNLPYHDDEYDSVEFFPKGKSLSGWVVDHGEVLMGTVEKLDELERLGEVELAGEPSKIWLGMPLKGKEKIIGVLVIQSYEDENAVTEKDREMLELVSHQISISIEQKRTEQELHKALKDATESDRLKSVFLATMSHELRTPLNAVIGFSELVDNETPNDLAVEYCRMINQSGLNLLNIVEDLFDISLIQSGAVKIEKKKCRLEEILHEVYAVIKMEQQALDKECIGLKMVLPDGYQHLVFETDPNRFKQIFQNLLKNALKFTDKGFVEFGVQQNDLNSNIPFTFFVKDTGVGIPEEKKNNIFGIFRQANESLARTYNGVGIGLSISKSLSELLGGKIWLESEVGLGTTFYFTHPINKDS; encoded by the coding sequence ATGAAAGCATTACGATCGGAGATATTAGATTTATTATATAAAGGAGAATCGGAAGAATTTATCTTAAACGAAATAGTTTTAGGAGCACAGCGTGTTTCTTCCGGTGCAATTTGTTCGATTTTATGCGTAGATGAGGAAGGGAAGCATTTACTTTTGGGAGCTGCACCCGATTTACCTGATTTTTACAATAAAGCCATAAACAATTTTCCCATTGGCCTAGGAAATGGATCATGCGGTACTTCAGCATTTACGGGCGAACGAGTTATTGTAGAGGATGTAAATACCCATCCCTACTGGAAGGATATTAAGGAGCTTGCTCAAAAAGCAGGCTTAGCATCTTGCTGGTCAGAGCCAATAAAGGATCCTTCAGGAAAAATACTAGGTACTTTTGCAATATATCATAGCGAGATTTATTATCCGAACGAAGCTGATATAATTCTAGTTAATGAGCTTGCAAGTATAACATCGATTGTACTTGATCGTTATGGAATGATCAGGAAGCTTGAGGAAAGCGAGAATAAGTATAAGGAACTAGCAAATGCCAGTAATGATGCGATATTTATTATTGAAGGAAATCGTATTGTTGAAGTGAATAAAAGAGCGGTAGATTTGACTGGTTACAGCGAGAAAGAATTATCGGGTAAATCTATTTTCGATATTGTAAATAAAGATTATAAGTTTTTTTCTAGCTTGAATAAAGAAAAAGAGAAACTTCGATTAGAAGCCATTGGTTTAAAAAAAGGAGGAGAGAAGTTTAATTGTATCATTAATGTTAAAAATTCGAATTTTAACAATAAGGAGGTTTGTTTACTTTCTATTAATGATGTGAGTGTTCAGATTCGGGTTAAAAATGAATTTCGTAAGTTATCACAATCGGTTATTCAAAGTCCAACATCGGTTGTTATTACCGATTTTAATGGAGATATAGAATATGTAAACCCTAAGTTTATTGAATTAACAGGATATACTTTAGACGAAGTGAAAGGTGAAAACCCCAGGTTTTTAAGTTCTGGTTTAATTTCTGCAGAAAGCTATAAAAGTTTGTGGCAGGAAATAAAAGAAGGAAATGTATGGAGAGGAGAATTTGAGAATAAGAAGAAAAATGGTGAGCTGTTTTGGGAGTTTGCAACCATAAGTGGTTTAAAAAATGAAAATGGAAAAATTACTAATTTTATTGCTGTTAAAGAAGATATAAGCGAGCGTAAAAGACAAGAACAAATACAGCAGATCATCTTAAATATATCCAATGCTGTATTTTCTCAAAATACATTGGTAGAATTTATCCACTTTATACGGCAAGAGTTATCTACAATAATTGATACAACTAACTTTTTTGTTGCTCTGTACGATGATGAAAAACAGCTTTTTAATTTACCTTATCACGATGATGAGTATGATTCTGTTGAGTTTTTTCCGAAAGGGAAATCTCTTTCGGGATGGGTTGTAGATCATGGAGAAGTGCTTATGGGTACTGTTGAGAAACTGGATGAACTAGAGAGATTAGGAGAGGTTGAGCTAGCAGGAGAACCATCAAAAATATGGTTGGGAATGCCTTTAAAAGGCAAGGAGAAAATTATTGGTGTTTTGGTTATTCAAAGTTATGAGGATGAAAATGCTGTTACCGAAAAAGATCGGGAAATGCTAGAGCTGGTTTCTCATCAGATTAGTATTTCTATTGAGCAAAAAAGGACTGAACAGGAATTACACAAAGCACTTAAAGATGCTACCGAGTCGGATCGTTTAAAGTCTGTTTTTTTAGCTACAATGTCGCATGAGTTGCGTACTCCTTTAAATGCTGTTATTGGATTTTCTGAGTTGGTTGATAATGAAACGCCCAACGATTTGGCTGTTGAGTATTGTAGAATGATTAACCAGAGTGGCTTAAATTTATTAAATATTGTTGAAGACCTTTTTGATATTAGCCTAATACAGTCGGGAGCAGTAAAAATTGAAAAGAAAAAATGCCGTTTGGAAGAAATTCTTCATGAAGTATATGCTGTTATAAAAATGGAACAACAGGCTTTAGATAAAGAATGTATAGGATTAAAAATGGTTTTGCCAGATGGATATCAACATTTGGTTTTTGAAACCGACCCCAATCGATTTAAGCAAATTTTCCAAAATTTGTTAAAGAATGCACTAAAATTTACAGATAAAGGTTTTGTAGAATTTGGTGTGCAACAAAATGATTTAAATTCGAATATTCCTTTCACATTTTTTGTGAAAGATACAGGTGTTGGTATACCCGAAGAAAAGAAAAATAATATTTTTGGAATTTTTAGGCAGGCAAATGAAAGTTTGGCCAGAACATATAATGGAGTAGGAATAGGTTTGTCTATATCTAAAAGCTTAAGCGAATTATTGGGGGGTAAAATATGGTTGGAATCTGAGGTTGGACTTGGAACTACTTTTTATTTTACACATCCAATAAATAAAGATTCGTAG